The following proteins are co-located in the Microcystis wesenbergii NRERC-220 genome:
- a CDS encoding DNA cytosine methyltransferase, producing MITIDLFAGCGGLSLGFQKAGFTIVAAFDNWIPAIDVYRNNFSHPIFNVDLSRESNQEILAQYNPEIIVGSPPCQDFSSAGKRDEGLGRANLTLTFAEIVTRVSPQWFVMENVDRIEKSKILTQAKQIFKSHGYGLTGKVINSCYCGVPQTRKRYFLIGKMNEEDDFLIDEINENLSSQPLTVFDYMGKELDIEYYYRHPRSYQRRAIFSIYEPSPTIRGVNRPVPKTYRQHPGDACHLKEKLRPLTTIERSYIQTFPKDFIFAGTKSNLEQMIGNAVPINLARYVGQCILNYELKKGNKITYRQLQLSKWL from the coding sequence GTGGCCGCATTTGATAATTGGATACCTGCTATAGATGTCTATAGAAATAACTTTAGTCATCCGATATTTAATGTCGATTTATCTAGAGAATCTAATCAAGAAATATTGGCTCAATATAATCCTGAGATTATTGTCGGCAGCCCTCCTTGTCAAGACTTTTCCAGTGCGGGTAAGAGAGACGAGGGTTTAGGACGAGCGAATCTAACGCTCACATTCGCTGAAATTGTAACTAGAGTAAGTCCCCAATGGTTTGTTATGGAAAATGTGGATAGAATTGAGAAAAGTAAAATACTCACTCAAGCAAAACAAATTTTTAAAAGCCATGGTTATGGTTTAACTGGAAAAGTTATTAATTCTTGTTACTGCGGAGTTCCTCAAACTAGAAAAAGATATTTTCTGATCGGTAAAATGAACGAAGAAGATGATTTTTTAATCGATGAGATCAATGAAAATCTATCAAGTCAACCTCTGACTGTATTTGACTATATGGGCAAAGAATTAGATATAGAATACTATTATAGACATCCTAGAAGCTATCAAAGAAGGGCGATATTCAGTATTTATGAACCTAGCCCTACTATTCGAGGAGTAAATCGACCAGTTCCCAAAACCTATCGACAACATCCCGGTGATGCTTGTCATCTTAAGGAAAAATTAAGACCGCTAACAACAATCGAGCGAAGCTATATTCAAACTTTTCCTAAAGACTTTATTTTTGCTGGAACAAAATCTAATCTAGAACAAATGATTGGCAATGCTGTTCCTATTAATTTGGCTAGATATGTAGGCCAATGTATTCTTAACTATGAATTGAAAAAGGGAAACAAGATAACCTATCGACAACTACAGCTAAGTAAGTGGTTATAA
- a CDS encoding potassium-transporting ATPase subunit F: MKASLRKHRFFWYIFLNLCLTILFSSIVQASTGSAINRGQASALTLLGLVAFALFIYLFLVIFVPERF, from the coding sequence ATGAAAGCATCCCTTAGAAAACACCGATTTTTCTGGTATATTTTCTTAAATTTATGTCTGACAATTCTTTTCTCCTCCATCGTTCAAGCTTCTACGGGAAGTGCTATAAATAGGGGGCAAGCCTCCGCATTAACCCTTTTAGGATTAGTCGCCTTTGCGTTATTTATCTATCTGTTCTTGGTCATCTTTGTACCGGAGAGGTTTTAA